A single Biomphalaria glabrata chromosome 2, xgBioGlab47.1, whole genome shotgun sequence DNA region contains:
- the LOC106059545 gene encoding disks large homolog 5-like isoform X3 produces the protein MYQAESQCLNKATAEIHALKTQQAEMLSEKNQLLEELAGLRQQRAEDKHELSELRHQQRKTANECNSNDNMGEMYTSLLDKYESMHKDYDVLRDKYAELMSSHSAALSRLDSVSEQNAKFHAQLEELQSKYEALSLERNGLKQQCTNAIREWNQTLINYGQVKEKLSLVIQQRDDYCKDFNQTFAKHAEMKKNYEALRTEKDAAVKEYALVMSERDTVHKEIEQLQDKLNAVTKHAEILASDKKAMEVELECLRRDMANVLSERDKYRRDISGINQGLKQERLEFQKQRDIARKEAFEQIEQMEHIFKDTYEKERAEEMDSIIKESENLKKQLEKLKIDLDGAEQEAENANKNRDKAFSERDKIVQERESIRTLCDNLRRDRDRAVSDLAQALRDSDEFKRQKNDAVKELKEIKSRYEAIVEKDSRRQQLHYIGHNHSRDSAIDADLQDLGTETVEIPIELDCSDAGEVGFEIIGGKDDPQFHNDPSLMVSHVTKGGLAEGKLRVNDTILRINSLETINIDKRSALQAIWKSSGSISLVVRRRKSTHARIWQPVQIVLACQKDPGVQIEQGLFISRICPGGLVAKYGMLPCIGDRIISINNTPADGLSAIEAMRILETSTDSLILDVMRQKSPLSSAGSSPTPTFIGINSPLSENIAGSNSISKSDTLAVRSSSWETPSDTSRSVEGSKIVRSSGSQTDSLDSPGPSPRKAMRSQEHDKVRHSLPMLDRAKEKVENFFKSRHKSHEKELGEKKDKDDEDSHVVHDHGKSLHKLAEDSSARIHLHSSENVIAEFPNNSASSKVSNHTAATSENRPSRPSRKSELDFDNNSGTWPKTRGQQIQNSSGPPTVIFAPGHRPVKERPSIKEVFYINPDSPSYNASSNPNAPSLDTVKPSNNGFPSYGAQAPSAFSSPTSSSVVSAPPYHMHNVQSSPTPFTIPVWTKPTSHFSVGIAHGPSISAQSSIVTSRGPSVLDRPVVMPTYGTAPLPKAGDGNRNTMVYTHPGNIQTVGPGLSQDMRFETNRVHGHPKSQHVKSRRPMSTIATTPYKSEKHWQTSVPMNWPPNGITPDSLPGHVARPAGTSHCLNSSNTTSTAAVGTPPSYYTVNSPGPQSHLLSSPPAYGNRPMSLEVPHSLKVSDFATELYERKRMNSPVGYYHYQPVSAISPQVSTTQHTALSSPNGTFPVIGTSDLEHERPLSFHGGATERYNSPSPSQKSFHTLDRFTPTLNEEFYPPRYSRNSPHGRNILDDDIRPVAFNKRDLFDRFRIPSSTSVKSGSAEIVSNRSSPSSPMFPVNERGSMKYNGSVTSEEYIYRRKMPNHHETRDITFEKSSKPVGFKIQGGPHGGIFVSSVNENSLAAQAGLVIGDQLLEVCGINMRNANYEHAVTVLRQCGDNLTIKVQYNPEKYTEHQDVSSSVTSINSSSLTTSPSHSSQPANEKSSSKPQQSPTKTRVAGSGDVTVDIRRSFLLKKSNPNRIGPGFSFIGGNAVGIFIDEVFEDYFVGGSNSLQRGDQLLEYNSIDFRAITAEKAMMELNLPCPTMQLCVFYNFAKYNKIKNIPCDSFYIRANFDRPSETEENLSFHKDDILYVENSLYKNQLGSWYAWLVNDHGTKIKAGVIPSRIRLEDEMVLRRSHSESWSLHESDELKGSRRNSMSARRSFFRRKRHLRNNSKDSHDFVSFSDASLNSDSVPILDDSILGYTQVEKIEFKTVRPVLLLAPLAEALIRKLESESPDLYKYCQPIALNYSPATLEKSLSEGVLVDYWKEDDTFKCVKASAIKDICDHNLHCLLNVKPGAIERLHQSKIYPIIIFVHHKSAKQIRDVRDPQFLKERPNNKWAKEQFEYFQKIEQEFQHLFTAVIHGGNLAEMCMQIKTVIATEQKKAIWVTANTI, from the exons ATGTATCAAGCAGAATCTCAATGCCTGAACAAAGCTACAGCAGAAATTCATGCACTAAAAACCCAGCAGGCTGAAATGTTGAGTGAGAAAAACCAACTGCTTGAGGAACTAGCTGGACTTAGACAACAGAGAGCTGAAGATAAACATGAACTGTCAGAGTTGAGGCACCAACAAAGAAAG ACTGCCAATGAGTGTAATTCCAATGACAACATGGGGGAGATGTACACTTCACTGCTGGACAAATATGAGAGCATGCACAAGGATTATGATGTGCTGCGAGACAAGTATGCTGAGCTAATGTCATCACACAGCGCTGCCCTGAGTAGATTAGACAGTGTGTCTGAACAGAATGCCAAGTTTCATGCTCAGCTGGAAGAATTACAAAGTAAATATGAAGCTTTATCCTTGGAGAGGAATGGTCTGAAACAGCAATGCACTAACGCAATCAGAGAATGGAACCAG ACACTAATTAACTATGGTCAAGTCAAAGAAAAGTTGTCTCTGGTTATCCAACAACGAGATGATTACTGTAAAGATTTTAATCAGACCTTTGCCAAGCATGCCGAAATGAAGAAAAATTATGAGGCATTAAGGACTGAGAAGGATGCTGCAGTGAAAGAGTATGCCTTGGTTATGTCTGAGAGGGACACAGTACACAAG GAGATAGAACAGCTGCAGGACAAATTGAATGCAGTCACAAAGCATGCAGAGATTCTTGCCAGTGATAAGAAAGCAATGGAGGTAGAATTAGAATGTCTTAGAAGGGATATGGCCAATGTGTTATCTGAACGAGACAAATACAGGAGAGATATTAGTGGAATCAATCAG ggattaAAACAAGAAAGACTGGAGTTTCAAAAACAAAGAGACATTGCTCGCAAAGAAGCATTTGAACAAATTGAACAAATGGAGCACATCTTTAAAGACACATATGAGAAGGAAAGAGCAGAAGAAATGGACAGTATCATCAAGGAGTCAGAAAATTTGAAAAAACAGCTggaaaagttaaaaatagatctgGACG GTGCTGAACAAGAAGCAGAAAATGCCAATAAGAATCGTGATAAAGCCTTCAGTGAGCGAGACAAAATTGTCCAGGAGAGGGAAAGTATTCGTACACTGTGTGATAATTTGAGGAGAGATCGAGATCGTGCTGTTAGTGACCTGGCTCAAGCTTTGCGGGATTCAGATGAAtttaaaagacagaaaaatgatgctgtgaaagaattaaaagaaattaa GAGCAGATATGAAGCCATTGTAGAGAAAGACTCAAGACGTCAGCAGTTACATTATATAGGACATAACCATAGTAGAGACTCGGCCATTGATGCTGATTTGCAGGATCTTGGAACAGAAACTGTAGAGATTCCCATTGAACTG GATTGTTCTGATGCTGGTGAAGTTGGCTTTGAAATCATAGGTGGCAAAGATGACCCCCAGTTTCACAATGATCCCTCTCTGATGGTGAGCCATGTAACAAAGGGTGGTCTGGCGGAAGGTAAACTTCGTGTCAATGACACCATCCTGAGAATAAACAGTTTGGAGACCATCAACATTGACAAAAGGTCTGCCCTGCAAGCAATCTGGAAGAGTTCGGGTTCAATCAGTTTG GTGGTTAGGAGACGTAAATCAACCCATGCCAGAATTTGGCAACCTGTACAGATAGTGTTAGCTTGTCAGAAag ACCCAGGTGTTCAGATTGAGCAAGGGCTTTTTATAAGTCGCATTTGTCCTGGGGGTCTTGTGGCCAAATATGGAATGTTACCTTGTATTGGAGACAGGATTATTAGT ATCAATAACACTCCAGCTGATGGTTTGTCAGCCATTGAGGCTATGAGAATTTTAGAAACATCCACAGATTCTTTGATTCTTGATGTTATGAGGCAGAAGTCTCCTCTAAGTTCTGCAGGGTCTTCACCCACCCCAACATTCATCGGTATCAATTCTCCGCTATCAGAGAACATAGCAGGCTCCAATAGTATAAGTAAGTCAGATACATTAGCTGTGCGGAGTAGTTCCTGGGAAACTCCAAGTGATACTAGCAGGAGTGTTGAAGGCAGTAAGATTGTACGGAGTAGTGGCTCACAGACAGACAGCTTAGACAGCCCAGGTCCGAGTCCTCGTAAGGCTATGCGAAGCCAAGAACATGATAAAGTCAGACATAGTTTGCCAATGCTGGACCGGGCTAAGGAAAAAGTGGAGAATTTTTTCAAATCTCGTCACAAGAGTCATGAGAAAGAACTTGGGGAGAAGAAAGATAAAGATGATGAAGATTCTCATGTGGTGCATGATCATGGGAAATCCTTGCATAAACTGGCAGAGGACAGTAGCGCACGGATACATTTACATAGCTCTGAAAATGTGATAGCTGAATTTCCGAACAATAGCGCATCCTCCAAGGTCAGCAATCACACTGCCGCAACTAGTGAAAACCGGCCGTCTCGTCCATCACGTAAAAGTGAACTAGACTTTGATAATAATAGTGGGACTTGGCCAAAAACAAGAGGTCAGCAGATTCAAAATTCATCAGGGCCACCCACTGTTATATTTGCTCCAGGCCATCGGCCTGTGAAAGAGAGACCTAGTATTAAGGAAGTGTTTTACATAAATCCTGACAGCCCTTCTTACAATGCCTCATCTAATCCCAATGCACCAAGTTTGGATACTGTGAAGCCCTCAAACAATGGGTTTCCCAGCTATGGGGCACAGGCTCCCTCTGCCTTCTCCTCCCCCACTAGCTCTTCTGTTGTCTCAGCCCCCCCATATCATATGCACAATGTACAGTCCAGTCCTACTCCCTTTACCATTCCAGTCTGGACAAAACCTACGTCTCATTTCTCAGTGGGGATTGCTCATGGTCCCAGCATCTCAGCCCAGTCCAGTATTGTTACTAGTCGAGGACCTTCTGTGTTGGACAGGCCAGTGGTCATGCCCACTTATGGAACAGCTCCATTGCCTAAAGCTGGTGATGGCAACAGGAACACTATGGTGTACACACATCCAGGAAACATTCAAACTGTTGGTCCTGGACTATCTCAAGATATGAGATTTGAAACAAACAGAGTACATGGGCATCCAAAAAGTCAACAT GTCAAATCCCGTCGACCAATGTCCACTATTGCAACCACTCCCTATAAATCAGAAAAGCATTGGCAGACATCAGTCCCCATGAACTGGCCCCCAAATGGAATCACTCCTGACTCATTGCCAGGACATGTAGCAAGACCTGCTGGAACCAGCCATTGCTTGAACAGCTCCAACACTACTAGTACAGCTGCAGTGGGAACACCCCCATCTTATTACACTGTCAACTCTCCTGGTCCACAATCACACTTGTTATCTAGCCCACCAGCCTATGGAAATAGGCCTATGTCATTAGAAGTCCCTCATTCGTTAAAAGTGTCTGACTTTGCCACTGAACTGTATGAACGTAAGAGGATGAATTCACCAGTGGGCTATTATCACTATCAGCCTGTCTCAGCAAT TTCACCACAAGTGTCAACCACACAGCACACAGCCCTGTCATCTCCAAATGGAACATTCCCAGTCATTGGTACATCTGATTTAGAACATGAGAGACCATTGTCTTTCCACGGAGGAGCCACTGAACGCTATAACTCTCCAAGTCCATCTCAAAaa AGTTTCCATACTTTAGATCGTTTTACACCAACACTAAATGAAGAGTTTTATCCTCCACGCTACTCTCGCAATTCACCACATGGTCGAAACATTCTTGATGATGACATCCGCCCAGTAGCTTTCAATAAACGAGATTTATTTGATAGATTCCGCATTCCATCAAGCACAAGTGTAAAATCTGGATCTGCTGAAATAG TGTCCAATAGGAGCAGTCCAAGTTCTCCTATGTTTCCTGTGAATGAGAGAGGATCAATGAAATATAATGGATCTGTCACTAGTGAAGAGTACATTTACAGAAGGAAAAT GCCCAACCACCATGAAACAAGGGACATAACCTTTGAGAAAAGCTCTAAACCAGTTGGATTTAAAATTCAAGGAGGTCCTCATGGGGGCATCTTTGTGTCATCTGTAAATGAGAACAGTTTGGCAGCCCAAGCTGGTCTTGTAATTGGGGATCAATTGCTTGAG GTGTGTGGTATCAACATGAGAAATGCCAATTATGAGCATGCTGTGACTGTCTTGAGACAGTGTGGTGACAATTTGACTATTAAAGTTCAGTACAATCCTGAAA AATACACTGAGCACCAAGATGTGTCCAGCAGTGTCACGTCCATCAATTCTTCCTCTTTGACCACCTCACCTAGTCATTCCAGCCAGCCAGCCAATGAGAAATCCAGCAGTAAACCTCAGCAGAGCCCAACTAAAACTAGAGTTGCAGG tTCTGGGGATGTCACTGTGGACATAAGGCGTTCATTCCTCCTTAAAAAAAGCAACCCTAATAGGATTGGACCTGGTTTCTCATTCATTGGAGGAAATGCTGTTGGAATATTTATTGATGAAGTTTTTGAAGATTATTTCGTTGGTGGATCTAATTCGTTACAAAGAGGGGATCAGCTTCTAGAG TACAACTCTATAGACTTCAGAGCTATTACAGCAGAGAAAGCTATGATGGAACTCAATCTCCCATGTCCAACCATGCAGCTTTGTGTTTTCTACAACTTTGCTa AGTACAACAAAATTAAGAACATACCATGTGATAGCTTCTACATCCGAGCTAACTTTGACCGACCAAGTGAGACAGAGGAAAACCTATCATTTCACAAGGATGATATCTTGTATGTTGAAAACAGTCTCTACAAGAATCAGTTGGGCAGTTGGTATGCATGGCTTGTCAATGATCATGGGACTAAAATTAAAGCTGGTGTTATCCCCAGTCGAATCAG ACTTGAAGATGAAATGGTGCTTAGGAGAAGTCACTCTGAGAGCTGGAGTCTTCATGAGTCCGATGAACTCAAGGGATCAAGGAGAAATTCAATGTCTGCTAGACGAAGTTTCTTCAGGAGGAAACGCCATCTGCGCAATAATTCTAAAGATAGCCATGATTTTGTTTCCTTCTCAGATGCATCATTAAACAGTGATTCAGTGCCAATATTGGATG ATTCTATTCTTGGATACACTCAAGTGGAGAAAATTGAAT TTAAAACAGTTCGCCCAGTCTTACTGTTGGCTCCATTGGCTGAAGCCCTCATTAGAAAGTTGGAGTCTGAATCTCCTGACCTTTACAAATACTGCCAACCAA TAGCCCTGAACTACTCACCAGCTACTTTAGAGAAATCTTTATCTGAAGGTGTTCTGGTTGATTATTGGAAGGAAGATGACACTTTCAAATGTGTTAAAGCTTCAGCTATCAAAGACATCTGTGATCAT AATCTTCATTGTCTTCTGAATGTCAAGCCAGGTGCTATAGAAAGACTTCATCAAAGTAAAATTTATCCAATCATTATTTTTGTTCACCATAAAAGTGCCAAACAGATCAG AGATGTCAGGGATCCTCAGTTTTTAAAAGAGAGACCAAACAATAAATGGGCCAAAGAACAGTTTGAATATTTCCAGAAAATAGAACAGGAGTTCCAACATCTTTTTACAG CTGTCATCCATGGAGGTAATCTAGCAGAAATGTGTATGCAGATCAAGACAGTCATTGCAACTGAGCAGAAGAAGGCTATTTGGGTGACGGCAAATACCATCTAG